In Candidatus Chlorohelix allophototropha, one DNA window encodes the following:
- a CDS encoding transposase, whose amino-acid sequence MNLNTLKEFRHEIYDCFEYASDALFNLADALMTESQAQSVLELTLSPNFERKWPSLYEALQMGQVNQTRFEQTMVRYAPHPFDGERLVLAVDATNIERPFSTTSADRGWLYKHNLPNCDKPVTVGWQFSTVVVVPAQTSSHTYIVSNRRIKTSQTPAEVASQQLSELRPYFAERPLNLGDRYYPTKAFIQNSSKDYDLLLRLKSNRVFYRKVVRDEQKRGRGAPAKHGARFQCNDPNTHGLPQRVWVGTDENGHKLVVSAWTELHLREAPELALSIIRIQREAASGKTHDPLESWYVWSGQTELDLTQVWSYYKRRYSIEHGYRFDKQDLLWEKPRLRYPSQFELWTAIVSLVHDELQIAQGLGLEVLRPWENSQRKPSPQQIRRGLSGIIVQLGSPAKASKVRGNGKGRAVGTKVRPATRYKVVKKGFSTSNLTNIRC is encoded by the coding sequence ATGAACCTTAACACACTTAAAGAATTTCGGCACGAAATCTATGACTGCTTTGAATACGCCAGTGACGCATTGTTTAATCTGGCGGATGCCCTTATGACAGAAAGCCAGGCTCAATCGGTACTGGAACTGACCCTTTCGCCCAATTTTGAGCGAAAATGGCCCAGTTTGTATGAGGCTTTGCAAATGGGTCAAGTTAACCAAACTCGCTTCGAGCAAACCATGGTGCGCTACGCCCCTCATCCCTTCGATGGTGAAAGATTGGTACTGGCAGTGGATGCTACCAATATCGAGCGACCCTTTAGCACTACATCTGCAGATCGTGGCTGGCTTTACAAACACAATCTGCCCAATTGTGATAAGCCCGTGACCGTGGGTTGGCAATTCTCGACCGTGGTGGTGGTGCCGGCTCAAACCAGTAGCCATACATACATTGTCTCCAACCGCAGGATCAAAACCAGTCAAACACCAGCAGAGGTAGCCAGCCAGCAACTGAGCGAATTGCGCCCATATTTTGCTGAAAGACCGCTCAATCTGGGAGACCGGTACTACCCCACCAAAGCATTTATTCAAAATAGCAGTAAGGACTATGACTTGCTGCTGCGGCTCAAGTCTAACCGAGTATTCTATCGAAAAGTGGTGAGAGATGAGCAGAAACGAGGTCGCGGCGCTCCCGCTAAACACGGTGCTCGTTTCCAATGTAATGATCCCAATACGCACGGTTTGCCGCAGCGAGTGTGGGTTGGGACGGACGAAAATGGACACAAACTGGTAGTAAGCGCATGGACTGAGCTGCATTTGAGGGAAGCACCTGAACTGGCACTGAGCATAATCCGAATACAGCGTGAGGCAGCCAGTGGTAAAACCCATGACCCTCTGGAAAGTTGGTATGTGTGGTCGGGTCAAACTGAGCTTGACCTGACGCAAGTCTGGTCGTATTACAAGAGGCGTTACTCGATAGAACACGGCTATCGTTTTGACAAACAAGATTTGTTGTGGGAAAAACCACGCTTGCGCTATCCGAGCCAGTTTGAGTTGTGGACGGCGATAGTCAGTTTGGTACACGACGAATTGCAAATCGCTCAAGGCTTGGGCTTGGAAGTGTTGCGACCTTGGGAAAATAGTCAACGAAAGCCAAGCCCTCAGCAAATTCGACGAGGCTTGTCCGGAATAATTGTGCAGTTGGGCAGTCCGGCCAAAGCCAGCAAAGTGCGAGGAAATGGGAAGGGTCGAGCGGTTGGCACCAAAGTAAGACCGGCTACCCGCTATAAGGTGGTCAAAAAGGGGTTTTCTACCTCTAATTTGACGAATATTCGCTGTTAA
- a CDS encoding recombinase family protein produces MMRIAVYIRVSTQRQAEAQTIEQQLSCLQTFCQSKEWSWPPAFIFRDDGYSGATLKRPGLDSLRDFAARASFDLLLITAPDRLARKYVHQMLLVEELEKLGCQLQFVEHPLSQDPHDQLLLQIRGAVAEYERSLIAERMRRGRLHKFQTGALLPWTSPPFGYRMGLAHPRDPAGLHLEPTEAAIVAEIFQRYLQPQQSLWGLVNYFTKIGLPTPSGKARWNKTSLRWILTNPVYSGTVFAQRSCHQPARKRYSAMIPVGKNNTTLKWRPSEEWIEVCQVEAIVTKEQFEQVQNKLRKNQLEASRNNTTHQYLLRAMLSCGSCKRAFHCRSAKGRGYYVCDGKKMLTQTGMDAKCTISRCPHTQQLDELVWQDLCALLQDPGILKQALERAQSGEWLPQELQSRQANLHKAIAKLGNQIERLTEAYLAGILLLEEYKRRRAEFEQRQASINEQLKELSASSARHLEVVKVAQNLEEFCHRIASSLEQANFEQKRQLVELLIDRIVITGEEVEIHYVVPTTPASEQVRFCYLRSTYTNLYSLQPGNATGRTGEMLFLGENTGSCRVFPCFLIGTAQTVAGHFAS; encoded by the coding sequence ATGATGAGAATAGCAGTGTATATCCGAGTATCCACTCAGCGCCAAGCCGAGGCGCAGACAATCGAACAGCAACTGAGTTGCCTTCAGACCTTTTGCCAGAGTAAAGAGTGGAGTTGGCCTCCTGCCTTTATCTTTCGAGATGATGGTTACAGTGGGGCTACCCTTAAAAGACCAGGGTTAGATAGTTTGCGAGATTTTGCTGCTCGGGCAAGTTTCGATCTGCTGCTGATTACAGCTCCAGATCGGTTGGCTCGCAAATATGTTCACCAAATGTTGCTGGTGGAAGAATTGGAAAAACTGGGATGCCAATTACAGTTTGTGGAGCATCCCCTGAGTCAGGATCCTCACGACCAACTCTTACTACAAATCCGCGGGGCTGTGGCAGAATACGAGCGGAGCCTGATCGCTGAAAGGATGCGGCGAGGGCGACTGCACAAATTTCAGACCGGGGCTTTACTTCCCTGGACCAGTCCTCCGTTTGGCTATCGAATGGGATTGGCACACCCGCGTGATCCAGCTGGTTTACATTTAGAACCAACTGAAGCTGCTATTGTAGCCGAAATCTTCCAACGTTACCTGCAACCACAACAGAGTTTATGGGGGCTGGTCAATTATTTTACCAAAATAGGTCTCCCCACTCCTAGTGGGAAAGCCCGTTGGAATAAAACTTCTCTGCGCTGGATCTTGACTAACCCGGTCTATAGCGGTACAGTTTTTGCCCAAAGGAGTTGCCATCAACCCGCCCGTAAGCGTTATTCCGCTATGATACCAGTTGGAAAAAATAATACGACCCTTAAATGGCGTCCTTCAGAAGAATGGATCGAGGTCTGCCAGGTAGAAGCCATTGTAACAAAGGAACAATTTGAACAAGTGCAGAACAAATTGCGGAAAAATCAGCTGGAAGCCTCCCGCAACAATACAACCCACCAATATTTATTGCGGGCGATGTTAAGTTGTGGTAGTTGTAAACGAGCTTTTCATTGCCGAAGCGCTAAGGGGCGAGGGTATTATGTTTGTGATGGTAAAAAAATGCTGACCCAAACCGGAATGGACGCGAAATGTACCATTTCACGCTGTCCTCACACTCAACAACTAGATGAACTGGTCTGGCAAGATTTATGCGCCTTACTCCAAGATCCTGGAATACTAAAACAGGCCCTTGAGCGGGCGCAGAGTGGAGAATGGTTACCCCAAGAATTACAAAGCCGTCAGGCTAATTTGCATAAAGCCATTGCCAAACTAGGTAACCAGATCGAGCGATTGACAGAAGCTTATCTGGCCGGGATCCTCCTATTGGAGGAATACAAACGCCGACGTGCTGAGTTTGAGCAACGTCAGGCTAGCATAAATGAGCAGCTCAAGGAATTAAGCGCCAGTAGCGCCCGTCATCTAGAAGTGGTCAAGGTAGCTCAGAACTTAGAGGAATTCTGTCATCGTATAGCCAGTAGTTTAGAGCAAGCCAATTTTGAACAGAAACGTCAACTGGTCGAATTACTAATCGACCGAATAGTAATAACTGGGGAAGAGGTGGAGATCCACTATGTGGTCCCCACTACCCCTGCCAGCGAACAGGTGCGTTTTTGTTATTTGCGTTCAACCTATACCAATCTATATTCCCTTCAACCAGGAAATGCGACCGGTAGAACCGGGGAAATGTTATTTCTTGGTGAAAATACGGGAAGCTGCCGCGTATTTCCCTGCTTCCTTATTGGAACAGCCCAAACAGTTGCTGGTCACTTCGCAAGTTGA